A window of the Dictyostelium discoideum AX4 chromosome 4 chromosome, whole genome shotgun sequence genome harbors these coding sequences:
- a CDS encoding transmembrane protein, whose product MNKVILLFFLFITYSSNLLVQSQTLTNITKYPDTSQLQYDQSYLRICTNLFEQIVNFNTTLSVEFVYDACYTCEYQNLVVLDSSSSKYIIMPSTFGYKFNISVLYNGKAQDDILYLSFHETFGEYGIYDISVNISTVNVTKKIYHSVKTLKEPINSEIPIAVLFSILVGMAILWPFIVYLYKRSKRDSLEYQLMASVERENRKKDRLRSLDVFRGFSITIMIFVNYGGGGYWFFNHSLWNGLTVADLVFPWFVFIMGIAMPLSFHAMEKRGTPKRIIFQKLLRRSIILFALGLFINNGVDLQQWRILGVLQRFSISYLVVGSIMLFVPIWKFRSSPNDTININDGSSGGGGGIGIQSQQQHQSQQYNHSSQQYSQQQVFLIPQEVVEQQSILNGPSMNNIKDTDTFVKGNIYMSMIQHETVISKYFSDIAPYWIQWVFALIIFSGWFLLMFLVPVPGCPTGYLGAGGLADQGRYQHCTGGAARLIDLKIFTEAHIFQNPTCLEVYKTPSYDPEGTVGYLTSIFLCFIGVQAGRIILTYKSNRSRLIRWMVWSVVLCGIAAGLCGLTQNQGWLPVNKNLWSPSFILLMAGFGFFVLTVMFILIDIKKIWNGSPFIYVGMNPITIYCGHEILGTYFPFSFNVTYQTHSLYLLSNCIGVGCWLLIAYQMYRNKLFINI is encoded by the exons atgaataaagttatattattattctttttatttataacatATAGTAGTAATCTTTTAGTTCAATCGCAAACTTTAACAAATATAACAAAATATCCAGATACATCGCAATTACAATACGATCAATCATACTTAAGAATATGTACAAATCTTTTTGAACAAATTGTCAATTTTAATACAACTTTAtctgttgaatttgtttatgATGCATGTTATACTTGTGAATATCAAAATTTAGTTGTTTTGGA ttCATCAAGttcaaaatatattattatgcCAAGTACGTTTggatataaatttaatattagtgTATTATATAATGGAAAAGCACAAGAtgatatattatatttatcattTCATGAAACATTTGGTGAATATGGTATCTATGACATTAGTGTAAACATTTCTACAGTAAATGTAACAAA aaaaatttatCATTCAGTTAAAACATTAAAAGAACCAATTAATTCAGAGATACCAATTGCagtattattttcaattttagttGGTATGGCAATTTTATGGCCAtttatagtttatttatataagaGAAGTAAAAGAGATTCATTAGAGTATCAATTGATGGCAAGTGTTGAAAGAGAGAATAGAAAAAAAGATAGATTAAGATCATTGGATGTATTTAGAGGATTTTCAATCACAATTATGATCTTTGTGAATTACGGTGGTGGTGGATATTGGTTCTTTAATCATAGTTTATGGAATGGTTTAACCGTTGCAGATTTAGTTTTCCCATGGTTTGTTTTCATCATGGGTATTGCAATGCCATTATCATTTCATGCCATGGAGAAAAGAGGTACACCAAAGAGAATCATCTTTCAAAAGTTATTACGTAGATCAATCATTTTATTCGCGTTAGGTTTATTCATAAACAATGGTGTCGATTTACAACAATGGAGAATTTTAGGTGTACTTCAAAGATTTTCAATCTCTTATTTAGTGGTTGGTTCAATTATGTTATTCGTACCAATATGGAAATTTAGATCTTCACCAAATGATactataaatattaatgatgGTAGTAgcggtggtggtggtggtattggtattcaatcacaacaacagcatCAATCACAACAATATAATCATTCATCACAACAGTATAGTCAACAACAGGTATTTTTAATACCTCAAGAAGTGGTTgaacaacaatcaattttaaatggaCCATCaatgaataatattaaagataCTGATACTTTTGTTAAAggtaatatatatatgtcAATGATACAACATGAGACTGTGATtagtaaatatttttcagATATAGCTCCATATTGGATTCAATGGGTATTTgctttaatcattttttcaGGTTGGTTCCTATTGATGTTTTTAGTGCCTGTACCAGGTTGTCCAACTGGTTATTTGGGTGCTGGTGGTTTGGCAGATCAAGGTAGATATCAACATTGTACAGGTGGTGCTGCACGTTTAAtagatttgaaaattttcaCTGAAGCTCATATCTTTCAAAATCCAACATGTCTTGAGGTTTATAAAACACCATCCTACGATCCAGAAGGTACCGTTGGTTATTTAACAAGTATTTTCCTTTGTTTTATTGGTGTTCAAGCGGGTAGAATCATTCTAACATATAAGTCAAATAGATCACGTTTAATACGTTGGATGGTTTGGTCAGTGGTACTATGTGGTATCGCTGCTGGGTTGTGTGGGTTAACTCAAAATCAAGGTTGGTTACCAGTTAATAAGAATCTTTGGTCACCATCTTTCATTTTGTTGATGGCTGGTTTTGGTTTCTTTGTTTTAACCGTAATGTTTATTTTGATTGATATCAAAAAGATTTGGAATGGTTCACCATTCATTTATGTTGGTATGAATCCAATCACCATCTATTGTGGCCATGAAATTTTGGGAACTTATTTCCCTTTCTCTTTCAATGTTACCTATCAAACTCATTCATTATATTTACTTTCCAATTGTATTGGTGTTGGTTGTTGGTTATTAATAGCTTATCAAATGTatagaaataaattatttattaatatttaa
- a CDS encoding hypothetical protein (Similar to Dictyostelium discoideum (Slime mold). hypothetical 127.0 kDa protein), which yields MKLLFFLIFFLLINFNIFVESLKITDLSTKSSLNQYSDGPNQNNFPTCKFVVVLFLELSESTNDIRLFQPEYSQQIYSHSTSPSNGNKTLIYQIESWASDSKNGLIVGNYTFGEIYPNGTIAVSNINKNFYCSAPPLPEKNNIIATDFSLYDNKIMISYFSIYSWNRANLISLSFIDNLKSDICDSDCRIEKSGNYYMIYMKINNFDTMTFSINSTYHNNFNFALTINGIFKNTKKANMVIPTNVKFYPSGPFINRFSVNSYSYSLINLDSDEPIKYLSSNYVNSSGFEKFEIQMSQIIFTNKLSQAFLNQNHLMNEAYYEYRYWNNQTINNNINQVNKNEKLLSPLYQIESYINGDVVSGPPFTTYTASIGAMDFLGIGSINTKTLSFPMVLMYPQISFTKYYSFPFGCSVANESTYITSITQPMSNGIQGTLKVFIGGSNVYSVDASSIPKETLIFSLEFIYIGFNKFMVKTKIGGDFYFITSQSYDFDFAVVKATGYDGVGSYSNIFQPSFGQFKDFTTFRAFSGDLKETQLPKHLLPRIPNLNEIIESPIINSLKFEVQSMNTTDVGGLNTVYLGFNNFDFKHSIFHHPSFILSPKSLSSNIHFHKAIPFTLIDENKKLFKAEFYVPANLPTGEVDYSIVNNVGYEYTSSYIKSYLLNNPSTDSNVNDTSSLYTYSEYGYSLPPIIKSYSFEKEIVEINDLQNLNRINLTIQLQPSRNQFDNGFISIESSSITTFRKMYFNFSFTNEQLVGGTNDTFTFELKFPCFTSKYEIINVTLIDKQGYLSSFNKYSYNGDITTTIPLPIDPFMIFNTVKGFSVQCNQLAILESSPIITSLTANLNSIITNSPITKDLQFTLQVKDPIGLMTESQLPFIYLVGGLIDDTIRIPFEIYQYNDTFATFKSNPITVPFGFGLPFLSIPLSVYGICNKVGIISGYNKNQLKGMNNTQIIHEIPIVSINLTNIPIILDSSAFYSIGGNLTLFGKNLQDALSVNVLIQSTQLSYPVIGNQNESYLTINLQPINEPFYVNITNSNLFLIVPIQVPNKVNEYKIVPSTPIPTNPPQKCIGNPQCGGATHGTCTESGCVCFSPWIGESCNSKVLVITPPIVNPNTPSTNFTYHDKDSESEIAGIISLVELREIDYESKPIKRYPFDKWILTKINPNENFYTTSILDNNNNNSKLICNVTVSSIWYEQLTVITFADQKITMDPSTLKYNINITSYPFSNKLNTLQLVISASAKETNNNSKSDYCSSSSYGNTVLDNSNYLKLTINYQSIYGKFIKRGIIDFKTISIGNSQLALNDPIIENDHGDEAITSTFQKSFIAINIPYYIFLAQLDPSFSVLVNPNLNNDENSICSQSNDHSINEKLIIGIVVGVVGFTIALVVVIIIIIKKKHHLRRLQYKIKLKKQNKL from the exons atgaaattattattttttttaatcttttttttattaataaattttaatatttttgttgAGTCCCTAAAAATTACTGATCTATCAACAAAATCATCACTCAATCAGTATTCAGATGGACcgaatcaaaataattttccaACATGTAAATTTGTTgtagtattatttttagaattgtCTGAAAGTACAAATGATATCCGTTTATTCCAACCAGAATATAGTCAACAAATCTATTCACATTCCACTTCTCCATCAAACGGcaataaaactttaatttatcaaattgaaAGCTGGGCCTCTGATTCaaaaaatggtttaataGTTGGTAATTACACATTTGGCGAGATATATCCAAATGGAACAATAGCAGTAtctaatataaataaaaacttttattgttctg cGCCACCATTAccagaaaaaaataatattatagcTACAGATTTTAGTttatatgataataaaattatgattagttatttttcaatttattcatGGAATAGAgcaaatttaatatcattatcatttattgataatttaaaatcagaTATATGTGATTCTGATTGTAGAATTGAAAAATCTGGTAATTATTATATGATTTatatgaaaattaataattttgatacaatgacattttcaataaattcaacataccataataatttcaattttgcTCTAACTATTAatggaatttttaaaaatacaaaaa aagcTAATATGGTAATTCCAACAAACGTTAAATTTTATCCATCGGGTCCATTTATAAATAGATTTAGTGTTAATAGTTATAGCTatagtttaattaatttagattcagatgaaccaattaaatatttatcatcAAACTATGTAAATTCAAGtggttttgaaaaatttgaaattcaaatgagtcaaataatttttacaaataaattatcacaagcatttttaaatcaaaatcatttaatgaaTGAAGCATATTATGAATATAGATATTGGAATAAtcaaacaataaataataatattaatcaagttaataaaaatgaaaagttATTATCACCACTTTACCAAATTGAATCATATATAAATGGAGATGTTGTATCGGGTCCTCCTTTTACTACATATACAGCTTCGATAGGTGCAATGGATTTTTTAGGTATTGGTTCAATAAATACTAAAACTCTTTCATTCCCAATGGTTTTAATGTATCCACAAATATCATTTACAAAGTATTATTCATTCCCATTTGGATGTAGTGTTGCAAATGAATCAACATATATAACATCGATAACTCAACCAATGAGTAATGGTATTCAAGGAactttaaaagtttttattgGTGGATCAAATGTATATAGTGTAGATGCTAGTTCAATTCCAAAGGaaactttaatattttcattggaatttatttatattggttttaataaattcatggttaaaactaaaattgggggtgatttttattttataacaaGTCAAAGttatgattttgattttgctGTTGTTAAAGCTACTGGTTATGATGGTGTTGGATCATATTCTAATATTTTTCAACCTTCATTTGGtcaatttaaagattttacaACATTCAGAGCATTTAGTGGTGATTTAAAAGAAACACAATTACCAAAACATTTATTACCAAGaattccaaatttaaatgaaatcattgaatcaccaataattaattcattaaaatttgaagttCAATCAATGAATACAACCGATGTTGGTGGATTAAATACAGTTTATTtaggttttaataattttgactTTAAACATTCAATTTTTCATCATccatcatttattttatcacCTAAAAGTTTATCttcaaatattcattttcataAAGCAATACCTTTCActttaattgatgaaaataaaaaattatttaaagcaGAATTTTATGTACCAGCTAATTTACCAACTGGAGAAGTTGATTattcaattgtaaataatgttGGTTATGAATATACTTCAAGTTATATTAAatcatatttattaaataatccatCAACTGATAGTAATGTGAATGATACATCGTCATTATATACTTATTCAGAATATGGTTATTCATTACcaccaataattaaatcgtattcatttgaaaaagaaatagttgaaattaatgatttacaaaatttaaatagaattaatttaacaattCAATTACAACCATCAAGAAATCAATTTGATAACGGTttcatttcaattgaaaGTTCAAGTATTACTACATTTAGAAAGatgtattttaatttttcatttacaaATGAACAATTAGTTGGCGGTACAAATGATACATTTACATTTGAATTGAAATTTCCATGTTTTACAAGTAaatatgaaattataaatgttACATTGATTGATAAACAAGGCTATTTATcctcatttaataaatattcataTAATGGTGATATTACTACAACAATACCATTACCAATTGACCCATTCATGATTTTTAATACTGTGAAGGGATTTAGTGTGCAATGCAATCAATTGGCAATTCTAGAATCATCTCCAATAATTACATCATTAACcgcaaatttaaattcaataataacTAATTCACCAATTACAAAAGATTTACAATTTACTCTACAAGTTAAAGATCCAATTGGTTTAATGACAGAATCACAATtaccatttatttatttagttggtggtttaattgatgatactATTAGAATACCTTTtgaaatttatcaatataaTGATACATTTGCGACTTTTAAATCGAATCCTATCACTGTCccatttggttttggtttaccatttttatcaattccATTATCAGTATATGGTATTTGTAATAAAGTTGGTATTATTAGTGGATacaataaaaatcaattaaaaggaATGAATAACACACAAATTATCCATGAAATTCCAATTgtttcaataaatttaacCAACATACCAATAATTTTAGATTCATCAGCATTCTATAGTATAGGTGGAAATTTAACATTATTTGGAAAGAATTTACAAGATGCTTTATCTGTTAACGTTTTAATTCAATCAACCCAATTATCATATCCAGTAATTGGAAATCAAAATGAAAGTTAtttaacaattaatttacaaCCAATTAATGAACCATTTTATGTTAATATAACCAatagtaatttatttttaatagttcCAATTCAAGTGCCCAATAAAGTtaatgaatataaaattGTACCATCAACACCAATACCAACAAATCCTCCTCAAAAATGTATTGGTAATCCACAATGTGGTGGAGCAACACATGGTACATGTACTGAATCAGGTTGTGTTTGTTTTTCACCATGGATTGGTGAATCATGTAATTCAAAAGTTTTAGTTATTACGCCACCAATTGTTAATCCAAATACACCATCAACTAATTTCACATATCATGATAAAGATAGTGAATCTGAAATTGCAGGTATAATATCATTGGTTGAATTGAGAGAAATCGATTATGAATCAAAACCAATCAAACGTTATCCATTCGATAAATGGATATTGACAAAGATTAATcctaatgaaaatttttatacaacttcaattttagataataataataataattcaaaattaatttgtaatGTAACTGTATCAAGTATTTGGTATGAACAACTTACAGTAATTACATTTGCGGATCAAAAGATTACTATGGATCCATCTACATTGAAAtataatatcaatataaCTTCATACCCATtctcaaataaattaaatactcttcaattggtaatttcTGCAAGTGcaaaagaaacaaataataattcaaaatcagATTATTGCTCATCTAGTTCCTATGGTAATACAGTTTTagataattcaaattatttaaaactaacAATTAACTATCAAAGTATTTAtggtaaatttataaaaagaggtataattgattttaaaacaatatcaATTGGAAATTCTCAATTAGCCTTAAATGAtccaataattgaaaatgatcaTGGTGATGAGGCAATTACTTCAACCTTTcaaaaatcttttattgCTATTAATATTCcatattatatatttcttGCTCAACTTGATCCATCTTTTTCAGTTTTAGTTAATCCAAActtaaataatgatgaaaattcaatttgtaGTCAATCAAACGATCATTCTATTAATGAAAAACTTATCattggtattgttgttggtgtagtTGGTTTTACAATTGCATTAGTggtggttattattataatcataaAGAAAAAGCATCATTTAAGACGTTtacaatataaaattaaattaaaaaaacaaaataaattataa
- the erkA gene encoding ERK subfamily protein kinase, protein MEPEFDHFQSQMDSDNTHQSTMFNVQDNNAILMSGMENVLQSPRQLQAAAQAQQQAAAQAQQQQVQAQQVQAQQAQQQQQQQQNQQQQQQQQNQQNQQQQQNQQQQSQQMTQQQLQQLMPPPPTSDTSNFNDNISYFVYGSQFTVPRRYSIVKCIGHGAYGVVCSAKDNLTGEKVAIKKISKAFDNLKDTKRTLREIHLLRHFKHENLISIKDILKPNSKEQFEDVYIVSELMDTDLHQIITSPQPLSDDHCQYFVYQMLRGLKHIHSANVLHRDLKPSNLLINEDCLLKICDLGLARVEDATHQGFMTEYVATRWYRAPEVILSWNKYTKAIDIWSVGCIFAELLGRKPLFQGKDYIHQITLIIETIGSPSEEDICNIANEQARQFIRNMGNQPKVNFANMFPKANPDAIDLLERMLYFDPSKRLTVEEALAHPYFQSLHDPSDEPICLHKFSLNFEAWDLNRDLLKELIYNEMLAYHPEDPQAPYYTDLNNPNFNLSRIQSSSELFNLLQQQKQQIHQQVNQQSIKN, encoded by the exons atggaaCCAGAATTTGATCACTTTCAATCACAAATGGATTCCGATAATACACACCAATCAACAATGTTTAATGTCCAAGATAATAATGCCATTCTAATGAGTGGAATGGAAAATGTTCTCCAATCTCCACGTCAATTACAAGCAGCTGCACaagcacaacaacaagcaGCTGCAcaagctcaacaacaacaagtacAAGCTCAACAAGTACAAGCTCAAcaagcacaacaacaacaacaacaacaacaaaaccaacaacaacaacaacaacaacaaaaccaacaaaaccaacaacaacaacaaaatcaacaacaacaatcacaacaaatgacacaacaacaattacaacaattaatgccaccaccaccaacaagtGATACaagtaattttaatgataatatatcATATTTTGTATATGGATCACAATTTACAGTACCAAGAAGATATTCAATAGTAAAGTGTATAGGACATGGTGCCTATGGAGTTGTTTGTTCTGCCAAAGATAATTTAACAGGAGAAAAGGTtgcaattaaaaagattagtAAAGCATTTGACAATTTAAAAGATACAAAACGTACATTACGTGAAATTCATTTACTTAGACATTTTAAACATGAAAATCTTATCTCGATCAAGGATATATTGAAACCAAATAGTAAAGAGCAATTTGAAGACGTTTATATAGTTTCAGAATTGATGGATACAGATTTACACCAAATTATAACTTCACCACAACCATTATCGGATGATCATTGTCAATATTTCGTTTATCAAATGTTACGTGGTCTAAAACATATTCATTCAGCAAATGTATTACATAGAGATTTAAAACCTTCAAaccttttaataaatgaagattgtctattaaaaatttgtGATCTTGGTCTTGCTCGTGTTGAAGATGCAACTCATCAAGGTTTTATGACTGAATACGTTGCAACTCGTTGGTATCGTGCTCCTGAAGTCATTCTATCTTGGAATAAATATACAAAAGCAATTGATATTTGGTCTGTAGGTTGTATTTTCGCTGAACTTTTAGGTAGAAAACCTTTATTCCAAGGAAAAGATT atattcaTCAAATTACATTAATTATAGAAACTATTGGATCACCATCAGAAGAAGATATTTGTAATATTGCAAATGAACAAGCACGTCAATTTATAAGAAATATGGGTAACCAACCAAAAGTTAATTTTGCAAATATGTTCCCAAAAGCAAATCCAGAtgcaattgatttattagaaAGAATGTTATATTTTGATCCAAGTAAGAGATTAACGGTTGAGGAAGCTTTGGCACATCCATATTTTCAATCTTTACATGACCCATCAGATGAACCAATTTGTTTACATAAGTTtagtttaaattttgaagCATGGGATTTAAATagagatttattaaaagaattaatttataatgaaaTGTTAGCTTATCATCCTGAAGATCCACAGGCACCATACTATACTGACTTAAATAATcctaatttcaatttatcaAGAATTCAATCTTCAagtgaattatttaatttattacaacaacaaaaacaacaaatacatcAACAAGTAAATcaacaatcaattaaaaattaa